The proteins below are encoded in one region of Populus alba chromosome 2, ASM523922v2, whole genome shotgun sequence:
- the LOC118042319 gene encoding nucleolar GTP-binding protein 1 isoform X1 produces the protein MSGAFCLSQLLQIPSTKILLKTSKFSKGLYVKAGATKYPNLCFYRNVQTVTYAIVDGSYVPTTTQTHQPDKTKENESTKPESVGAFQKLPMVMPSVDILYSSLRKAKRVPPTKGIANIAKRERNRGAKQLDALMKELAVPLREYTENFPKKKYLHPYERSLIELTLGDGNYEEVLRKVDALRKKVVGVGKECASLCAKSLTKREAGERLNEGLEKLEEVFKCEGKVVDDLLNIAKTLRAMPVVDLETPTLCLVGAPNVGKSSLVRVLSTGKPEVCNYPFTTRGILMGHIALNFQHFQVTDTPGLLKRCDEDRNNLEKLTLAVLSHLPTAILYVHDLTGECGTSPSDQFVIYKEIKQRFSNHLWLDVVSKCDILQEAPVIFIMEDSDTDNLELERYRKKGPEGAILVSVKDGKGLDELKVKVHEMLVTQMDRIRSSKIDEDNPELVT, from the exons ATGAGTGGTGCCTTTTGTCTCTCGCAGCTATTGCAGATTCCTTCAACCAAGATTCTTCTTAAAACCTCCAAGTTTTCCAAGG GTTTGTATGTGAAAGCAGGAGCAACAAAATATCCAAATTTATGCTTTTATAGAAATGTTCAGACTGTCACTTATGCAATTGTCGATGGAAGCTATGTACCCACTACCACTCAAACACATCAACCAGACAAAACTAAG GAAAatgaatcaacaaaacctgaaAGTGTTGGTGCATTTCAAAAGCTACCAATGGTGATGCCATCGGTTGATATACTTTATTCATCATTGAGGAAGGCCAAGAGAGTTCCACCCACAAAAG GCATAGCTAATATTGCAAAACGAGAGAGAAATAGAGGGGCAAAGCAACTTGATGCGCTGATGAAA GAATTGGCAGTTCCACTGAGAGAGTACACGGAGAATTTCCCTAAAAAGAAGTATTTGCATCCTTATGAACGATCACTTATTGAGTTGACCCTTGGGGATGGAAATTATGAAGAG GTTCTGAGAAAAGTTGATGCTCTGAGGAAGAAGGTGGTAGGTGTTGGAAAGGAATGTGCTTCTCTTTGTGCTAAG TCTTTAACAAAACGAGAAGCTGGGGAGCGGTTGAATGAG GGTCTGGAAAAGCTTGAAGAAGTTTTTAAATGTGAAGGAAAGGTAGTTGATGATTTATTGAACATTGCCAAG ACTTTGCGGGCTATGCCAGTGGTTGATCTGGAAACACCTACTCTTTGTCTTGTTGGAGCTCCTAATGTTGGAAAGTCATCCTTGGTTCGTGTGCTCTCAACAGGGAAGCCTGAG GTCTGCAACTATCCTTTCACAACTAGAGGAATTCTAATGGGCCACATTGCTCTAAATTTCCAGCATTTTCAG GTGACAGACACCCCTGGGCTACTGAAGAGATGTGATG AGGACAGGAACAATTTGGAAAAATTGACACTTGCTGTCCTCTCACATTTGCCAACTGCAATACTTTATGTACATGATCTCACCGGAGAATGTGGAACCTCACCTTCTGATCAG TTTGTCATATACAAAGAAATTAAACAGAGGTTCAGCAATCATCTCTGGCTTGATGTTGTTTCTAAATGTGATATCTTGCAAGAGGCTCCTGTGATCTTTATCATGGAAGATAGCGACACTGATAACCTTGAACTGGAAAGGTATCGAAAAAAGGGACCTGAAGGAGCAATTCTAGTGTCGGTAAAGGATGGAAAGGGGCTTGATGAG TTGAAAGTTAAAGTGCATGAGATGCTGGTCACCCAGATGGATAGGATCCGAAGCTCAAAGATTGATGAAGATAATCCAGAGCTAGTTACATGA
- the LOC118042320 gene encoding phosphatidylinositol N-acetylglucosaminyltransferase subunit P has product MQGTEDLHSVSSPRRVLSFSKRRKATVSFLDPDDKAVSGFGVSGDHGPKSSEVYGFVGSITTVVATAIFFVWAYVPENWLQATGIFYYPNKYWALAVPTYGMVTILLALLFYVGLNFMSTPPPTSLNTIFDEFSREPSTFIPSQEGDEQPIEPISDIGIDKINYLMFNDVK; this is encoded by the exons ATGCAAGGCACGGAAGATCTGCATTCGGTGAGTAGTCCTAGGAGAGTGCTTAGTTTTTCAAAGAGGAGGAAGGCGACTGTATCCTTTCTTGATCCTGATGACAAAGCTGTTTCTGGGTTTGGTGTGTCTGGAGATCATGGCCCCAAATCCTCTGAAGTTTATGGTTTTGTAGGCTCGATCACTACCGTTGTTGCCACAG CTATTTTCTTTGTATGGGCATATGTTCCTGAAAATTGGTTGCAAGCAACTGGAATCTTTTACTATCCCAACAA GTACTGGGCATTGGCTGTGCCAACCTATGGCATGGTGACAATCTTATTAGCTCTGCTATTTTACGTTGGTCTCAACTTCATGTCAACCCCACCCCCTACTTCCTTGAACACAATCTTCG ATGAGTTCAGTAGGGAACCTTCAACATTCATTCCATCGCAGGAGGGAGATGAGCAGCCCATTGAACCCATATCTGATATTGGCATCGATAAAATCAATTATCTCATGTTTAATGATGTGAAGTAA
- the LOC118042319 gene encoding nucleolar GTP-binding protein 1 isoform X2 yields MSGAFCLSQLLQIPSTKILLKTSKFSKGLYVKAGATKYPNLCFYRNVQTVTYAIVDGSYVPTTTQTHQPDKTKENESTKPESVGAFQKLPMVMPSVDILYSSLRKAKRVPPTKGIANIAKRERNRGAKQLDALMKELAVPLREYTENFPKKKYLHPYERSLIELTLGDGNYEESLTKREAGERLNEGLEKLEEVFKCEGKVVDDLLNIAKTLRAMPVVDLETPTLCLVGAPNVGKSSLVRVLSTGKPEVCNYPFTTRGILMGHIALNFQHFQVTDTPGLLKRCDEDRNNLEKLTLAVLSHLPTAILYVHDLTGECGTSPSDQFVIYKEIKQRFSNHLWLDVVSKCDILQEAPVIFIMEDSDTDNLELERYRKKGPEGAILVSVKDGKGLDELKVKVHEMLVTQMDRIRSSKIDEDNPELVT; encoded by the exons ATGAGTGGTGCCTTTTGTCTCTCGCAGCTATTGCAGATTCCTTCAACCAAGATTCTTCTTAAAACCTCCAAGTTTTCCAAGG GTTTGTATGTGAAAGCAGGAGCAACAAAATATCCAAATTTATGCTTTTATAGAAATGTTCAGACTGTCACTTATGCAATTGTCGATGGAAGCTATGTACCCACTACCACTCAAACACATCAACCAGACAAAACTAAG GAAAatgaatcaacaaaacctgaaAGTGTTGGTGCATTTCAAAAGCTACCAATGGTGATGCCATCGGTTGATATACTTTATTCATCATTGAGGAAGGCCAAGAGAGTTCCACCCACAAAAG GCATAGCTAATATTGCAAAACGAGAGAGAAATAGAGGGGCAAAGCAACTTGATGCGCTGATGAAA GAATTGGCAGTTCCACTGAGAGAGTACACGGAGAATTTCCCTAAAAAGAAGTATTTGCATCCTTATGAACGATCACTTATTGAGTTGACCCTTGGGGATGGAAATTATGAAGAG TCTTTAACAAAACGAGAAGCTGGGGAGCGGTTGAATGAG GGTCTGGAAAAGCTTGAAGAAGTTTTTAAATGTGAAGGAAAGGTAGTTGATGATTTATTGAACATTGCCAAG ACTTTGCGGGCTATGCCAGTGGTTGATCTGGAAACACCTACTCTTTGTCTTGTTGGAGCTCCTAATGTTGGAAAGTCATCCTTGGTTCGTGTGCTCTCAACAGGGAAGCCTGAG GTCTGCAACTATCCTTTCACAACTAGAGGAATTCTAATGGGCCACATTGCTCTAAATTTCCAGCATTTTCAG GTGACAGACACCCCTGGGCTACTGAAGAGATGTGATG AGGACAGGAACAATTTGGAAAAATTGACACTTGCTGTCCTCTCACATTTGCCAACTGCAATACTTTATGTACATGATCTCACCGGAGAATGTGGAACCTCACCTTCTGATCAG TTTGTCATATACAAAGAAATTAAACAGAGGTTCAGCAATCATCTCTGGCTTGATGTTGTTTCTAAATGTGATATCTTGCAAGAGGCTCCTGTGATCTTTATCATGGAAGATAGCGACACTGATAACCTTGAACTGGAAAGGTATCGAAAAAAGGGACCTGAAGGAGCAATTCTAGTGTCGGTAAAGGATGGAAAGGGGCTTGATGAG TTGAAAGTTAAAGTGCATGAGATGCTGGTCACCCAGATGGATAGGATCCGAAGCTCAAAGATTGATGAAGATAATCCAGAGCTAGTTACATGA
- the LOC118042319 gene encoding nucleolar GTP-binding protein 1 isoform X3, with the protein MVMPSVDILYSSLRKAKRVPPTKGIANIAKRERNRGAKQLDALMKELAVPLREYTENFPKKKYLHPYERSLIELTLGDGNYEEVLRKVDALRKKVVGVGKECASLCAKSLTKREAGERLNEGLEKLEEVFKCEGKVVDDLLNIAKTLRAMPVVDLETPTLCLVGAPNVGKSSLVRVLSTGKPEVCNYPFTTRGILMGHIALNFQHFQVTDTPGLLKRCDEDRNNLEKLTLAVLSHLPTAILYVHDLTGECGTSPSDQFVIYKEIKQRFSNHLWLDVVSKCDILQEAPVIFIMEDSDTDNLELERYRKKGPEGAILVSVKDGKGLDELKVKVHEMLVTQMDRIRSSKIDEDNPELVT; encoded by the exons ATGGTGATGCCATCGGTTGATATACTTTATTCATCATTGAGGAAGGCCAAGAGAGTTCCACCCACAAAAG GCATAGCTAATATTGCAAAACGAGAGAGAAATAGAGGGGCAAAGCAACTTGATGCGCTGATGAAA GAATTGGCAGTTCCACTGAGAGAGTACACGGAGAATTTCCCTAAAAAGAAGTATTTGCATCCTTATGAACGATCACTTATTGAGTTGACCCTTGGGGATGGAAATTATGAAGAG GTTCTGAGAAAAGTTGATGCTCTGAGGAAGAAGGTGGTAGGTGTTGGAAAGGAATGTGCTTCTCTTTGTGCTAAG TCTTTAACAAAACGAGAAGCTGGGGAGCGGTTGAATGAG GGTCTGGAAAAGCTTGAAGAAGTTTTTAAATGTGAAGGAAAGGTAGTTGATGATTTATTGAACATTGCCAAG ACTTTGCGGGCTATGCCAGTGGTTGATCTGGAAACACCTACTCTTTGTCTTGTTGGAGCTCCTAATGTTGGAAAGTCATCCTTGGTTCGTGTGCTCTCAACAGGGAAGCCTGAG GTCTGCAACTATCCTTTCACAACTAGAGGAATTCTAATGGGCCACATTGCTCTAAATTTCCAGCATTTTCAG GTGACAGACACCCCTGGGCTACTGAAGAGATGTGATG AGGACAGGAACAATTTGGAAAAATTGACACTTGCTGTCCTCTCACATTTGCCAACTGCAATACTTTATGTACATGATCTCACCGGAGAATGTGGAACCTCACCTTCTGATCAG TTTGTCATATACAAAGAAATTAAACAGAGGTTCAGCAATCATCTCTGGCTTGATGTTGTTTCTAAATGTGATATCTTGCAAGAGGCTCCTGTGATCTTTATCATGGAAGATAGCGACACTGATAACCTTGAACTGGAAAGGTATCGAAAAAAGGGACCTGAAGGAGCAATTCTAGTGTCGGTAAAGGATGGAAAGGGGCTTGATGAG TTGAAAGTTAAAGTGCATGAGATGCTGGTCACCCAGATGGATAGGATCCGAAGCTCAAAGATTGATGAAGATAATCCAGAGCTAGTTACATGA